One Aciduliprofundum boonei T469 genomic region harbors:
- a CDS encoding PHP domain-containing protein, giving the protein MKVDMHTHSAYSPDGKVPIKDMLKRAKKIGLGAIAITDHNEIKGALKAKKLGILEVIRGIEVSTAQGHVLAYGIDCKIQRDLSIEETIEKIHDCGGIAVAAHPYRFWSGIGEENVKRHDFDGIEVFNGRCKESSNRRARNLTAILHKPFTAGSDAHFLDEIGKAGIIVDGEREEEIIEEILKKNVKTFGKSRGTSDTIRYVKKAVGEWIKRGFKKI; this is encoded by the coding sequence ATGAAGGTGGATATGCATACCCACTCCGCATACTCTCCAGACGGAAAGGTTCCAATCAAGGATATGCTTAAAAGAGCAAAAAAAATCGGGCTTGGTGCAATAGCCATAACGGACCATAATGAAATAAAAGGTGCTTTGAAAGCCAAGAAACTTGGAATATTAGAAGTTATAAGAGGTATCGAGGTCTCAACTGCACAAGGGCATGTCCTAGCTTACGGGATAGATTGCAAGATTCAAAGGGATTTAAGCATAGAGGAGACAATTGAAAAAATACACGATTGCGGGGGAATTGCCGTGGCGGCTCATCCATATCGCTTCTGGTCGGGAATTGGAGAGGAAAATGTGAAAAGGCACGATTTTGATGGGATAGAGGTTTTTAATGGAAGGTGCAAAGAAAGTTCGAATCGAAGGGCAAGAAATCTTACCGCTATTCTCCACAAGCCCTTTACGGCAGGAAGTGACGCCCATTTTTTAGATGAGATCGGAAAGGCAGGGATAATAGTTGACGGTGAAAGAGAAGAAGAGATAATAGAGGAAATATTGAAAAAAAATGTTAAAACCTTCGGTAAATCTAGAGGCACATCGGATACAATAAGGTATGTGAAGAAAGCTGTGGGAGAGTGGATAAAAAGGGGATTTAAAAAAATCTAA
- a CDS encoding roadblock/LC7 domain-containing protein gives MSDTIRDALDSIGGIEGVEKVALISRTGMFIEGDSFDGGDTFSAMSAIILGAAETATMGMGALKKVVVHLDDGKNLIITSVGKKGVLAVLADRDVYDEIEQIKGRFENLI, from the coding sequence ATGTCTGATACAATAAGAGATGCTTTGGATAGTATCGGGGGGATTGAGGGGGTTGAGAAAGTTGCACTTATAAGTAGGACAGGTATGTTTATAGAGGGAGATAGTTTTGATGGAGGAGATACCTTTTCTGCTATGAGTGCAATAATATTGGGTGCTGCTGAAACTGCCACGATGGGTATGGGTGCTTTAAAAAAAGTTGTTGTGCATTTAGATGATGGAAAAAATCTCATAATAACATCGGTAGGTAAAAAAGGTGTCCTCGCAGTTCTTGCAGATAGGGATGTTTATGATGAAATAGAGCAAATTAAGGGGAGATTTGAAAACTTGATTTAG